The Gimibacter soli genome includes a region encoding these proteins:
- a CDS encoding response regulator, producing MEPTGRSTEEAVRRETLKGVAGSPRILLVEDIDFMARLVMAQLQAAGYKSVTIAHDGAEAMEALVQKPYDMLITDWMMTPVGGRELCHNLRRAADSPCPGIAIIAVSAHIDHNAIDEMLKAGVDEVVAKPIALDELLKRVRTVTTEPRQFVRTKTYFGPDRRRRYKADFGLEDRRKTQARLEARPASRHER from the coding sequence ATGGAGCCAACCGGACGGTCGACAGAAGAGGCAGTGCGCCGCGAAACCCTGAAAGGGGTTGCCGGCAGCCCGAGAATCCTTCTTGTGGAAGACATAGATTTCATGGCCCGGCTGGTAATGGCGCAACTGCAGGCCGCAGGCTACAAGAGTGTGACAATCGCACATGACGGCGCCGAGGCAATGGAAGCGCTCGTCCAGAAGCCCTATGACATGCTGATCACTGACTGGATGATGACACCGGTTGGCGGGCGGGAGTTGTGCCATAACCTGCGCCGTGCCGCTGACAGCCCCTGTCCCGGCATTGCGATCATCGCGGTGTCTGCACATATCGACCACAATGCCATAGATGAAATGCTGAAGGCGGGGGTGGATGAAGTTGTGGCAAAACCCATCGCGCTTGATGAGCTGCTGAAGCGTGTCCGCACTGTTACCACAGAACCCCGCCAGTTCGTTCGGACCAAAACATATTTCGGACCCGACCGCCGCCGGCGTTACAAAGCTGACTTCGGTCTAGAGGACCGGCGCAAGACACAGGCCCGCCTCGAAGCCCGTCCGGCCTCGCGCCACGAGCGCTGA
- a CDS encoding SlyX family protein, which produces MGDREKIEERLVTLETRLAFQDETIETLNSVVKDQWAEIDRLQRMLSRFDGRLAEIEDNIEIAPPQKPPHY; this is translated from the coding sequence ATGGGCGACCGGGAAAAGATCGAGGAACGCCTCGTCACGCTTGAAACGCGGCTCGCCTTTCAGGACGAGACGATCGAGACGCTCAATAGCGTGGTGAAGGACCAGTGGGCGGAAATCGACCGGCTGCAGCGCATGCTATCCCGTTTCGATGGTCGCCTTGCTGAAATTGAAGACAATATCGAGATCGCCCCGCCGCAGAAGCCGCCGCATTATTGA
- a CDS encoding alpha-amylase family glycosyl hydrolase — protein sequence MMTARRLPILLPLMLAAAFLGALPARAADEAALAAHQPEPYVKLTHPEWAKKAVIYQINTRQFTPEGTFTAAAKQLPRLKAMGVDILWLMPVQEIGVQNRKGTLGSPYSIKDYYKVNPEFGTMEELKAFLAEAHALGLHVILDWVANHTAWDNALAADHPDWYERDWKGDFRPTPWWDWEDIIDLDYSKPEVRAYMADAMKFWVQDVGFDGFRCDVAGYVPLDFWEKVRVELDAVKPVFMLAEWQSRDLMAKAFDATYSWEWFDSMKGVAQGKADVGALFGYYSNNESGWPEDGYRMTYTSNHDKNAWEGTDAELFGKGFEAATVLAIVGEGMPMIYNGQEAGLDKRLEFFERDPIDWPAKLPLEGFYTRLFKMVDENEALWNGAAGARMVRVVNDRPSEVFSFVRQKGKAKLFAVFNMTDKPVTVGFKEPMFVGDYAETLASGRAPEVSTPATLSADTRFELAPWGYRVFSDPAGK from the coding sequence ATGATGACCGCACGCCGCCTGCCGATCCTGCTGCCGCTGATGCTGGCCGCAGCCTTCCTTGGGGCACTTCCCGCCCGCGCCGCCGACGAAGCGGCGCTCGCTGCGCATCAGCCCGAGCCTTATGTGAAACTCACCCATCCCGAATGGGCGAAAAAGGCGGTGATCTACCAGATCAACACCCGCCAGTTCACGCCTGAGGGCACCTTCACGGCAGCGGCCAAACAGCTGCCGCGCCTGAAGGCGATGGGGGTCGATATCCTGTGGCTGATGCCGGTGCAGGAAATTGGCGTCCAGAACCGCAAGGGCACGCTCGGCAGCCCCTATTCGATCAAGGATTATTACAAGGTCAATCCCGAGTTCGGCACGATGGAGGAGCTGAAAGCATTTCTGGCGGAAGCCCACGCGCTTGGCCTTCATGTCATCCTCGACTGGGTCGCCAACCATACGGCGTGGGACAATGCGCTCGCCGCCGATCATCCCGACTGGTACGAGCGCGACTGGAAAGGTGACTTCCGCCCCACACCCTGGTGGGACTGGGAGGACATCATCGACCTCGACTATTCGAAGCCCGAGGTCCGCGCCTATATGGCGGACGCCATGAAATTCTGGGTGCAGGACGTGGGCTTCGATGGCTTCCGCTGCGATGTGGCGGGCTATGTACCCCTCGATTTCTGGGAAAAGGTGCGGGTCGAGCTTGATGCCGTCAAACCCGTCTTCATGCTGGCCGAATGGCAAAGCCGCGACCTGATGGCCAAGGCGTTCGACGCCACCTACAGCTGGGAATGGTTCGATTCCATGAAGGGCGTGGCGCAGGGCAAGGCCGATGTCGGGGCGCTGTTCGGCTATTATTCCAACAATGAAAGCGGCTGGCCCGAAGATGGTTACCGCATGACCTACACCTCGAACCACGACAAGAACGCGTGGGAAGGCACGGACGCCGAGCTGTTCGGCAAGGGGTTCGAGGCTGCCACGGTGCTGGCCATCGTCGGCGAAGGCATGCCGATGATCTATAACGGGCAGGAAGCCGGGCTCGACAAGCGGCTCGAATTTTTCGAGCGCGACCCCATCGATTGGCCGGCCAAGCTGCCGCTTGAAGGTTTCTACACCCGCCTTTTCAAGATGGTGGATGAAAACGAGGCCCTCTGGAACGGTGCCGCGGGTGCGCGCATGGTGCGCGTGGTGAACGACCGCCCGAGCGAGGTTTTCAGCTTCGTGCGCCAGAAGGGCAAGGCGAAGCTCTTTGCCGTTTTCAACATGACGGACAAGCCCGTCACCGTTGGTTTCAAGGAGCCGATGTTTGTGGGCGACTATGCCGAAACACTTGCCTCCGGACGCGCGCCCGAGGTCTCAACGCCCGCGACCCTTTCAGCCGATACACGCTTCGAACTGGCGCCATGGGGATACCGGGTCTTTTCCGACCCAGCCGGCAAATAA
- the selD gene encoding selenide, water dikinase SelD — MTTEPIRLTEYSHGAGCGCKISPKVLDTILASSVIAPPDASLLVGNSSRDDAAAYDIGGGQAILSTTDFFMPIADDPYDFGRIAATNAISDIYAMGGRPLMAIAILGWPVNVLPPEVARRVIEGGRAVCADAGIPLAGGHSIDAPEPIFGLAVTGQVAIEDLKRNDTAAEGDLLYLTKPLGVGILTTAQKQKKLRAEHATLARDTMCILNSIGSELARIDGVNAMTDVTGFGLLGHLAEMAEGSGLTAEIDFDAVPVLAPAKDYLAEGCVPGGTLRNFDSYGHKVATLDSDQRALLADPQTSGGLLVAVRPGAAVAVEACLGARGLHDKPIGRLMAPASGPVIRVR; from the coding sequence ATGACGACCGAACCGATCCGGCTCACCGAATATAGCCACGGAGCCGGCTGCGGCTGTAAAATCTCGCCGAAGGTGCTGGATACGATCCTTGCCTCCAGCGTGATTGCGCCGCCGGACGCTTCCCTTCTCGTTGGCAATTCCAGCCGCGATGATGCGGCGGCCTATGATATCGGCGGGGGGCAGGCGATCCTGTCGACCACCGATTTCTTCATGCCGATTGCGGATGACCCCTATGACTTCGGCCGGATCGCCGCGACAAATGCGATCAGCGATATCTATGCGATGGGTGGCAGGCCGCTGATGGCCATTGCGATCCTCGGCTGGCCGGTCAATGTGCTGCCTCCCGAAGTTGCCCGCCGGGTGATCGAAGGTGGCCGCGCCGTTTGCGCCGACGCCGGCATCCCGCTCGCCGGCGGCCATTCGATCGATGCGCCAGAGCCCATCTTCGGCCTGGCTGTCACCGGGCAGGTGGCGATTGAAGACCTGAAGCGCAATGACACGGCAGCCGAAGGCGATCTCCTTTATCTGACCAAGCCGCTTGGCGTGGGTATCCTGACAACGGCGCAGAAACAGAAAAAGCTGCGCGCGGAACACGCGACCCTTGCCCGTGACACCATGTGCATTCTCAACAGCATCGGCAGCGAGCTGGCCCGGATCGACGGTGTGAATGCCATGACGGACGTGACCGGCTTCGGTCTCCTCGGGCATCTGGCCGAGATGGCGGAAGGCAGCGGGCTGACGGCGGAGATCGACTTTGACGCCGTGCCGGTGCTGGCGCCTGCGAAAGACTATCTCGCCGAGGGCTGCGTGCCCGGTGGCACGCTCCGCAATTTCGACAGCTATGGCCACAAGGTCGCGACACTGGATAGCGACCAGCGTGCCCTACTTGCCGATCCGCAAACAAGCGGCGGGCTGCTGGTTGCGGTGCGGCCGGGTGCGGCGGTGGCGGTGGAAGCCTGCCTTGGTGCGCGCGGGCTCCATGACAAGCCGATCGGGCGCCTGATGGCACCGGCGTCCGGGCCGGTGATCCGGGTGCGCT